The following proteins are encoded in a genomic region of Pseudodesulfovibrio mercurii:
- a CDS encoding M48 family metallopeptidase: protein MNIYLAIIIGSLLAVWFLNLLSDRLSALAMRPAPPEELSDVFDAETYAKSRAYTLASMRFSMVSETFNTLILVTAVAAGWFNVLDQLVRAAGFGPLLTGLAYIGGLALVSSILGLPFEIYHTFGLEKRFGFNTTTPATFVLDRVKGLVLAAIIGGALVAGILVFLDKTGPYAWLLCWGFAVLLSLGLTYVAPTWILPLFNKFTPLEDDELRDKLEAFADKAGFELTGIFVMDGSKRSTKGNAFFTGFGKRRRIALFDTLIKEMDADEIVAVLAHEVGHAKLGHIKKRLVTGVLKAGAIFYLMSLFLDSEGLFAAFGMQDMSLYAGLVFFVLLYTPLSLILSVAANAMSRKHEFEADAFAARTTGRPETMISALKKLSVSNLSNPTPHPLTVWLEYSHPPVLARIRALS, encoded by the coding sequence TTGAACATCTACCTCGCGATCATCATCGGTTCCCTGCTGGCGGTCTGGTTCCTGAACCTGCTGTCCGACCGGCTGTCCGCCCTGGCCATGCGCCCCGCCCCGCCCGAAGAGCTGTCCGACGTCTTCGACGCCGAGACCTACGCCAAGTCCCGGGCCTACACCCTGGCCTCCATGCGCTTCTCCATGGTATCCGAGACCTTCAACACCCTGATCCTGGTCACGGCCGTGGCGGCCGGATGGTTCAACGTCCTGGACCAGCTGGTCCGCGCCGCCGGGTTCGGCCCGCTGCTCACCGGGCTGGCCTACATCGGCGGACTGGCCCTGGTCAGCTCCATCCTGGGCCTGCCCTTTGAAATCTACCACACCTTCGGCCTGGAGAAACGGTTCGGCTTCAACACCACCACCCCGGCCACCTTTGTCCTGGACCGGGTCAAGGGGCTGGTCCTGGCCGCGATCATCGGCGGCGCGCTGGTGGCGGGCATCCTGGTCTTCCTGGACAAGACCGGGCCCTACGCCTGGCTTTTGTGCTGGGGGTTCGCGGTCCTGCTCTCCCTGGGGCTGACCTACGTGGCTCCCACCTGGATACTGCCGCTGTTCAACAAGTTCACGCCCCTTGAGGACGACGAACTGCGCGACAAGCTGGAAGCCTTCGCGGACAAGGCCGGGTTCGAACTGACCGGCATCTTCGTCATGGACGGCTCCAAGCGGTCCACCAAGGGCAACGCCTTTTTCACCGGGTTCGGCAAGCGGCGACGCATCGCCCTGTTCGACACCCTCATCAAGGAGATGGACGCGGACGAGATCGTGGCCGTGCTGGCCCACGAGGTCGGCCACGCCAAACTCGGGCACATCAAGAAGCGGCTGGTCACGGGCGTCCTCAAGGCCGGGGCGATCTTCTACCTCATGTCCCTGTTCCTGGACTCCGAAGGGTTGTTCGCGGCCTTTGGCATGCAGGACATGTCCCTCTACGCGGGGCTGGTCTTCTTCGTCCTGCTCTACACCCCGCTCTCCCTGATCCTGTCCGTGGCGGCCAACGCCATGTCCCGCAAGCACGAGTTCGAGGCCGACGCCTTCGCCGCCCGCACCACGGGCCGCCCCGAAACCATGATCTCCGCCCTGAAAAAACTGTCGGTCTCCAACCTGTCCAACCCGACCCCGCACCCGCTCACCGTCTGGCTCGAATACAGCCACCCCCCGGTCCTGGCAAGAATCCGCGCCCTGTCGTAG
- a CDS encoding tetratricopeptide repeat-containing diguanylate cyclase — MRTNKDIFADRTVSLTPQELIDFEHTIKDCMAEFVPFTSYSLFFPREKAAVVPEPEFRAEDNELILPMVFKGEMLCFFIAKGVRLKAPATAPKYLMALATSVLEKLALYKKAVTDPLTGLYSRNFFFEELEQAIEQVQDCLATGSCRAGMEAREPEITFSGTFGVIFLDLDTFQPINERYGYLKGDDILSEVGRLLHMVCPKYTTVARFANDKFAILVPDAKPHACFQLSEVIRSGLSKLSFTDDITNDTITITGSLGYVCYPQGLEGAQFRRTPSEQARMIVRKARKGVAVAKDQGRNRVFGYADILSKGGRVLETLPMNRMVVSLGEASGAKVGQRFLVRSPKSGGIASASLTEDERLSGRYPALYKGEVVLVEVQDDIAFAEALHLGDAAWAVEPGDRLNLIEGDESLFSPEQEIKDDSMPSHDGATQLLRYGEFVSWFAKARLKPESFGLSLIRILDQPEESDRYQDGMDHMARDVARLARGVFGDAATGGRFGLNGMIFFTKGADRQTLMDRSLELVAMAAENLGLKLSVGSARYPFLNFDRADMLDNCRKALEHALLLPEPRVAVFDSISLNLSADRRFMDGDIYGAIEEFKLALLDDENNLLARNSLGICYAQLGRFQEARHEFQHVVELDKKDVLALYNLGWANHRLGDLKSAEKAYRQCLKAEPGHVYSLMRLGSIEEKANHLKKAANLYKKAAEQPGGERLVFRPLARVAYKQGDIEATREYLHLALNADHNDHQAMHMLAKLYLDQGEDPQIAEVLARQSSALAPGVDGYWDTLVEALEAQGKGEEAAIVAARAAG, encoded by the coding sequence ATGAGGACAAACAAGGACATCTTCGCGGACCGGACCGTGTCGCTCACTCCCCAGGAGCTGATCGACTTCGAACACACCATCAAGGACTGCATGGCGGAGTTCGTGCCCTTCACCTCCTACAGCCTGTTCTTCCCCAGGGAGAAGGCGGCCGTCGTCCCCGAGCCGGAGTTCCGGGCCGAGGACAACGAGCTGATCCTGCCCATGGTCTTCAAGGGCGAGATGCTGTGCTTCTTCATCGCCAAGGGCGTGCGCCTCAAGGCCCCGGCCACGGCTCCGAAGTACCTCATGGCCCTGGCCACCTCCGTGCTCGAAAAGCTGGCCCTGTACAAGAAGGCGGTCACCGATCCCCTGACCGGCCTGTACTCGCGCAACTTCTTCTTCGAGGAGCTGGAGCAGGCCATCGAGCAGGTCCAGGACTGCCTGGCCACGGGGTCCTGCCGGGCGGGCATGGAGGCCCGCGAGCCCGAGATCACCTTCTCCGGGACCTTCGGGGTCATCTTCCTCGACCTGGACACCTTCCAGCCCATCAACGAGCGGTACGGCTACCTCAAGGGCGACGACATCCTGAGCGAAGTGGGGCGGCTGCTCCACATGGTCTGCCCCAAGTACACCACCGTGGCGCGCTTCGCCAACGACAAGTTCGCCATCCTGGTGCCCGACGCCAAGCCGCACGCCTGTTTCCAGCTGTCCGAGGTCATCCGCTCGGGCCTGAGCAAGCTGTCCTTCACCGACGACATCACCAACGACACCATCACGATCACCGGCAGCCTGGGCTACGTCTGCTATCCCCAGGGGCTGGAGGGCGCGCAGTTCCGGCGCACCCCGTCCGAGCAGGCGCGCATGATCGTGCGCAAGGCGCGCAAGGGCGTGGCCGTGGCCAAGGACCAGGGCCGCAACCGGGTCTTCGGCTACGCCGACATCCTGTCCAAGGGCGGCCGGGTCCTCGAGACCCTGCCCATGAACCGCATGGTCGTGTCCCTGGGCGAGGCCTCCGGGGCCAAGGTGGGCCAGCGTTTCCTGGTCCGCTCGCCCAAGTCCGGCGGCATCGCCTCCGCCTCCCTGACCGAGGACGAGCGGCTGTCCGGCCGCTACCCGGCCCTGTACAAGGGCGAGGTGGTCCTGGTCGAGGTCCAGGACGACATCGCCTTCGCCGAGGCCCTGCACCTGGGCGACGCTGCCTGGGCCGTGGAGCCCGGCGACCGCCTCAACCTCATCGAGGGTGACGAAAGCCTGTTCTCGCCCGAACAGGAAATAAAGGACGACTCCATGCCGAGCCATGACGGCGCGACCCAGCTTTTGCGATACGGCGAATTCGTCTCCTGGTTCGCCAAGGCCCGGCTCAAGCCCGAGTCCTTCGGCCTGTCCCTGATTCGTATCCTGGACCAGCCGGAGGAGAGCGACCGCTACCAGGACGGCATGGACCACATGGCTCGCGACGTGGCCCGCCTGGCGCGCGGCGTGTTCGGCGACGCGGCCACCGGCGGCCGATTCGGCCTCAACGGCATGATCTTTTTCACCAAGGGCGCGGACCGGCAGACCCTCATGGACCGCTCCCTGGAGCTGGTCGCCATGGCCGCCGAAAACCTCGGCCTCAAGCTGTCCGTGGGGTCGGCCCGCTACCCGTTCCTCAATTTCGACCGGGCCGACATGCTCGACAACTGCCGCAAGGCCCTGGAACACGCCCTGCTTCTGCCCGAGCCGCGCGTGGCCGTGTTCGACTCCATTTCCCTCAACCTTTCGGCCGACCGCCGCTTCATGGACGGCGACATCTACGGGGCCATCGAGGAGTTCAAGCTGGCTCTGCTCGACGACGAGAACAACCTCCTGGCCCGCAACTCGCTCGGCATCTGCTACGCCCAGCTGGGCCGCTTCCAGGAGGCCCGCCACGAGTTCCAGCACGTGGTCGAACTCGACAAGAAGGACGTCCTGGCCCTGTACAACCTGGGCTGGGCCAACCACCGCCTGGGCGACCTCAAGTCCGCCGAAAAGGCCTACCGCCAGTGCCTCAAGGCCGAGCCCGGCCACGTCTATTCGCTCATGCGCCTGGGCTCCATCGAGGAAAAGGCCAACCACCTCAAGAAGGCCGCTAACCTCTACAAAAAGGCCGCCGAACAACCCGGCGGCGAACGGCTGGTCTTCCGCCCACTGGCCCGCGTGGCCTACAAACAGGGCGACATCGAGGCCACCCGCGAATACCTGCACCTGGCGCTCAACGCCGACCACAACGACCACCAGGCCATGCACATGCTCGCCAAACTCTATCTCGACCAGGGCGAAGACCCGCAGATCGCCGAGGTCCTGGCCCGCCAGTCCTCGGCCCTGGCCCCCGGCGTGGACGGCTACTGGGATACCCTGGTCGAAGCCCTCGAAGCCCAGGGCAAAGGCGAAGAAGCTGCCATCGTCGCCGCGAGAGCGGCGGGGTAG
- the panD gene encoding aspartate 1-decarboxylase, which yields MAQRCFLSAKIHGATITCANLEYRGSISIDTKLMKTVGLLPYEQVDVYNLDNGERLTTYAIPGAPGEICLNGAAAHKGGVGQRVIIAAYMWLDENEAKTRKPRVVIAGKNNTVDEILECELINPDF from the coding sequence GTGGCTCAGAGATGTTTTTTGAGCGCCAAGATCCACGGCGCGACCATCACCTGTGCGAACCTGGAATACCGGGGCAGCATCTCCATCGACACCAAGCTGATGAAGACGGTGGGACTGCTGCCCTACGAGCAGGTGGACGTGTACAATTTGGACAACGGGGAGCGGCTGACCACCTACGCCATCCCCGGCGCACCGGGCGAGATCTGCCTGAACGGCGCGGCCGCCCACAAGGGCGGGGTCGGGCAGCGAGTGATCATCGCCGCATACATGTGGCTGGACGAAAACGAGGCCAAGACCCGCAAGCCCCGGGTGGTCATCGCCGGCAAGAACAATACCGTCGACGAAATCCTTGAGTGCGAACTCATCAACCCGGATTTCTAG
- the panC gene encoding pantoate--beta-alanine ligase, with protein sequence MNIITDPTELQRQCLTWRRQGHTIGLVPTMGYLHHGHTSLIDRARPECERLVVSVFVNPTQFGENEDLSTYPRDFDSDRAKAEAHGVDLLFAPEPGVMYADNHATWVEVPRLGANLCGATRPIHFRGVCTVVTKLFMLTQAEVAVFGEKDWQQLAVLRRMVRDLNMPVKLIGHPIVREADGLALSSRNAYMTEAERAAAPNIRKGLLKLAEKARNGERDCEVLKRFLADEFAVTLPMGQVDYIEIVDPDEISPVKTVARSALAAVAVRMGKARLIDNILIEG encoded by the coding sequence ATGAACATCATCACCGATCCGACAGAATTGCAGCGCCAGTGCCTGACCTGGCGCAGGCAGGGGCACACCATCGGCCTTGTGCCGACCATGGGCTATCTGCACCACGGCCACACCTCGCTCATCGACCGGGCCCGGCCCGAGTGCGAGCGGCTGGTGGTCTCGGTCTTCGTCAACCCGACCCAGTTCGGCGAGAACGAGGACCTGTCCACCTACCCGCGCGACTTCGACAGCGACCGCGCCAAGGCCGAGGCGCACGGCGTGGATCTGCTCTTCGCGCCCGAACCCGGCGTCATGTACGCGGACAACCACGCCACCTGGGTGGAGGTCCCCCGACTGGGCGCGAACCTGTGCGGTGCCACCCGGCCCATCCACTTCCGGGGCGTGTGCACGGTGGTCACCAAATTGTTCATGCTGACCCAGGCCGAGGTGGCCGTGTTCGGCGAAAAGGACTGGCAGCAACTCGCCGTCCTGCGCCGCATGGTCCGCGACCTGAACATGCCGGTCAAACTCATCGGCCACCCCATCGTCCGCGAGGCGGACGGCCTGGCCCTGAGCTCCCGCAACGCCTACATGACCGAGGCCGAGCGGGCCGCGGCCCCGAACATCCGCAAGGGGCTGCTCAAGCTGGCCGAAAAGGCCCGCAACGGTGAGCGCGACTGCGAGGTCCTGAAGCGGTTTCTGGCCGACGAGTTCGCCGTGACCCTGCCCATGGGCCAGGTGGACTACATCGAGATCGTGGACCCTGACGAGATTTCGCCGGTCAAGACCGTTGCCCGCTCCGCCCTGGCCGCGGTGGCCGTGCGCATGGGCAAGGCCCGGCTCATAGACAATATATTGATAGAGGGTTAA
- a CDS encoding EAL domain-containing protein, translating to MPDIQKIIENRSLITHFQPQVSLKRKAVVGLEALSRGFDPQSGEIIPPTLLFEQARDRASRLALDRACRTNAAESFAALHRKDKSLMLSMNIDASCINEETRGSCHVLNLVTRCGISPSNVIIEIIESRCEDMDALMAFVQFYRENDFLIALDDVGAGFSNLDRIPLLKPDVIKLDRTLINGVDRHFHKLEVVRSFVQMSNRLGCLVLAEGVETAEEAMCLLSNGVDVFQGFYFARPAPGLDAVPGMAGKVDALAERHRANRTQQIADDKRLYSSYDLTVLTMCQELAETLAKDMGQVLSNFVDTYDGVECLYVLDMRGNQITDTVCDPTRLKTCKRFLYEPASVGADHSLKEYFLPIQAGLEKFTTRPYISLASGNLCITISHVFYHKSSGRHRILCVDMIRAEEGGPR from the coding sequence GTGCCCGACATACAGAAGATCATTGAAAACCGTTCGTTGATCACGCACTTCCAGCCCCAGGTATCGCTCAAGCGGAAAGCGGTCGTCGGACTGGAGGCGCTGAGCAGGGGGTTCGACCCCCAAAGCGGAGAAATCATACCTCCAACCCTGCTGTTCGAGCAGGCCCGGGACAGGGCATCCCGGCTCGCACTGGACCGGGCCTGCCGAACAAATGCAGCGGAATCCTTCGCCGCCCTGCACAGAAAAGACAAGAGCCTGATGCTCTCCATGAACATCGACGCCTCTTGCATCAACGAGGAAACGCGCGGCTCCTGCCACGTCCTCAACCTGGTCACCCGCTGCGGCATCAGCCCGAGCAACGTGATCATCGAGATCATAGAATCCCGGTGCGAGGACATGGACGCCCTCATGGCCTTCGTCCAGTTCTATCGCGAGAACGACTTCCTCATCGCCCTGGACGACGTGGGCGCGGGCTTCTCCAACCTCGACCGCATCCCCCTGCTCAAGCCCGACGTCATCAAGCTGGACCGCACGCTCATCAACGGCGTGGACCGCCACTTCCACAAGCTCGAGGTGGTCCGCAGCTTCGTCCAGATGTCCAACCGGCTGGGCTGCCTGGTCCTGGCCGAGGGCGTGGAGACCGCCGAGGAGGCCATGTGCCTGCTCAGCAACGGGGTGGACGTGTTCCAGGGGTTCTATTTCGCCCGGCCCGCGCCCGGACTCGACGCCGTGCCCGGCATGGCGGGCAAGGTGGACGCCCTGGCCGAACGCCACCGGGCCAACCGCACCCAGCAGATCGCCGACGACAAGCGGCTCTATTCCAGCTACGACCTGACCGTGTTGACCATGTGCCAGGAGCTGGCCGAGACCCTGGCCAAGGACATGGGCCAGGTCCTTTCCAATTTCGTCGATACCTACGACGGCGTGGAGTGCCTCTACGTCCTGGACATGCGCGGCAACCAGATCACCGACACGGTCTGCGACCCGACGCGCCTCAAGACCTGCAAGCGGTTCCTGTACGAACCCGCCAGCGTGGGCGCGGACCACTCCCTCAAGGAATATTTCCTGCCCATCCAGGCCGGGCTCGAGAAGTTCACCACCCGGCCGTACATTTCGCTCGCCTCGGGCAACCTGTGCATCACCATTTCCCACGTCTTTTACCATAAGAGCAGCGGCCGTCATCGCATTCTGTGCGTGGACATGATCCGGGCCGAAGAGGGAGGCCCCCGATAG
- the metK gene encoding methionine adenosyltransferase produces MQIEGKYLFTSESVTEGHPDKVADQISDAILDAIIGQDPNARVACETLVTTGLAFIAGEISTTAFADFPEIVRATIKDIGYNSSDTMGFDWQTCAVISSIDKQSPDIAQGVDRVKPEDQGAGDQGMMFGYATNETPTLMPTPIYYAHKLSRRLTYVRKEGILDFLRPDGKTQVCVQFDSGKPVRIDNVVVSSQHDANIAYSDLKEAILQEVIMKTLPEELLDDHLKTYINPTGRFVIGGPVGDCGLTGRKIINDTYGGAGAHGGGAFSGKDPSKVDRSGAYMARYVAKNVVASGLADICEVQIAYAIGVAQPVSVVVSSRGTGQVNDETLTKAVTEVFDMRPYFIQERLKLRRPIFQKTTNYGHFGRELPEFTWEQTDAVNDLRTACKI; encoded by the coding sequence ATGCAGATTGAAGGCAAATACCTGTTCACTTCCGAATCCGTGACCGAAGGCCACCCGGACAAGGTCGCCGACCAGATTTCCGACGCCATCCTGGACGCCATCATCGGCCAGGATCCGAACGCCCGCGTGGCCTGCGAGACGCTGGTGACCACCGGCCTGGCCTTCATCGCCGGCGAGATCTCCACCACCGCCTTCGCGGATTTCCCGGAGATCGTCCGCGCCACCATCAAGGACATCGGCTACAACAGTTCCGACACCATGGGCTTCGACTGGCAGACCTGTGCGGTCATCTCGTCCATCGACAAGCAGTCCCCGGACATCGCCCAGGGCGTTGACCGGGTCAAGCCCGAGGACCAGGGCGCTGGCGACCAGGGCATGATGTTCGGCTACGCCACCAACGAGACCCCGACGCTCATGCCCACCCCCATCTACTACGCCCACAAGCTCTCCCGCCGCCTGACCTACGTGCGCAAGGAGGGCATCCTCGACTTCCTGCGCCCGGACGGCAAGACCCAGGTCTGCGTCCAGTTCGACAGCGGCAAGCCCGTGCGCATCGACAACGTGGTCGTCTCCTCCCAGCATGACGCCAACATCGCCTACTCCGACCTGAAGGAGGCCATCCTCCAGGAAGTCATCATGAAGACCCTCCCGGAGGAGCTGCTCGACGACCACCTCAAGACCTACATCAACCCCACGGGCCGGTTCGTCATCGGCGGCCCGGTGGGCGACTGCGGCCTGACCGGCCGCAAGATCATCAACGACACCTACGGCGGCGCGGGCGCCCACGGCGGCGGCGCCTTCTCCGGCAAGGACCCGTCCAAGGTGGACCGCTCCGGGGCGTACATGGCCCGCTACGTGGCCAAGAACGTGGTCGCCTCCGGTCTGGCCGACATCTGCGAGGTCCAGATCGCCTACGCCATCGGCGTGGCCCAGCCCGTGTCCGTGGTCGTCAGCTCGCGCGGCACCGGCCAGGTCAACGACGAGACCCTGACCAAGGCCGTGACCGAGGTCTTCGACATGCGCCCCTACTTCATCCAGGAGCGCCTCAAGCTGCGTCGGCCCATCTTCCAGAAGACCACCAACTACGGCCACTTCGGCCGCGAGCTGCCCGAGTTCACCTGGGAGCAGACCGACGCCGTGAACGATCTGCGCACCGCCTGCAAGATCTAG